tccaattaacgctgcgtttgtgtgtgtatctgcgtcattacctcgtttatgaaaccctaaagtttcagaacaaacagttcagccactgctgagaaaatagtgttgtattgttttcctgggctctgcgaagcggatcgacacttccttaatttgatgtcgtcatcagaaatcctcaccaccgtagcgcctcccggtgcgggcactagtccgggcacatccggttgcgtacattcaactaCATTCATtcaagaactactctcgttgtagctgctgagatgcagagcatccaccgtgccagagggggagctgtgtatctgagagctggcctatctattacgtcacttccaggtacctggccaatcacaggacagttgtaaagctctcgttggctggccaatcacagcaactgtttggtctgaaacagcgcggctgacgagagcgtcagtgaggagatattttgatcggctcgtttgcagcgattaggaggtttttaatcatgaaaacaagttaatatatgtaagtagacctccataactaacatatatgtgtgatacaagcattctatgtcacctttaagtcggactaacgtgttttcagtccagtttcagtcggacaaacgtgttttcagtccagtttcagtcggactcacgtgttttcagtccagttttagtcagactaacgtgttttcagtccagtttcagtcggacaaacgtgttttcagtccagtttcagtcggactaacgtgtttttagtccagtttcagtcagactaacgtgttttcagtccagtttcagtcggacaaacgtgttttcagtccagtttcagtcagactaacgtgttttcagtccagtttcagtcggacaaacgtgttttcagtccagtttcagtcggacaaacgtgttttcagtccagtttcagtcggacaaacgtgttttcagtccagtttcagtcggacaaacgtgttttcagtccagtttcagtcggacaaacgtgttttcagtccagtttcagtcggacaaacgtgttttcagtccagtttcagtcggacaaacgtgttttcagtgcagtttcagtcagactaacgtgttttcagtccagtttcagtcagactaacgtgttttcagtccaatttcagtcagactaacgtgttttcagtccagtttcagtcggacaaacgtgttttcagtccagtttcagtcggacaaacgtgttttcagtccagtttcagtcggacaaacgtgttttcagtccagtttcagtcggacaaacgtgttttcagtccagtttcagtcggacaaacgtgttttcagtccagtttcagtcagactaacgtgttttcagtccagtttcagtcggacaaacgtgttttcagtccagtttcagtcggacaaacgtgttttcagtccagtttcagtcggacaaacgtgttttcagtccagtttcagtcagactaacgtgttttcagtccagtttcagtcggacaaacgtgtttttagtccagtttcagtcagactaacgtgttttcagtccagtttcagtcggacaaacgtgttttcagtccagtttcagtcggactcacgtgttttcagtccagtttcagtcggacAAACGTGTTTTCAGTCGGACTcacgtgttttcagtccagtttcagtcagactaacgtgttttcagtccagtttcagtcggacaaacgtgttttcagtccagtttcagtcggacaaacgtgttttcagtccagtttcagtcggacaaacgtgttttcagtccagtttcagtcggacaaacgtgttttcagtccagtttcagtcggacaaacgtgttttcagtccagtttcagtcggactaacgtgtttttagtccagtttcagtcggacaaacgtgttttcagtccagtttcagtcggacaaacgtgttttcagtccagtttcagtcggacaaacgtgttttcagtccagtttcagtcggacaaacgtgttttcagtccagtttcagtcggacaaacgtgttttcagtccagtttcagtcggacaaacgtgttttcagtccagtttcagtcggactcacgtgtttttagtccagtttcagtcggacaaacgtgttttcagtccagtttcagtcggacaaacgtgttttcagtccagtttcagtcggacaaacgtgttttcagtccagtttcagtcggactcacgtgttttcagtccagtttcagtcggacaaacgtgttttcagtccagtttcagttggactaacgtgtttttagtccagtttcagtcagactaacgtgttttcagtccagtttcagttGGACTAACGTGTGTTTTGTAAACACTGCACCTTGTTCGGTCTCCACCACTGTGTCGTAGATGGAGTTGACGTCCATGTTGGCGAGAGCATCCAGCAGAGTCTGAGGAGTCCTCTGACTCCACCCCTTCCTTTCCTCTGACCAATCCCTGAGCTtcaactcctccccctcctggGAGCTCAGAGTCTTGTTTAGAGGGTCATCGTCCTGCTCaagagacaaaaagacagaaaacagtgaagagaagaagagtaGAAGACATGAAAGAGCCCAGGAAACATCACTGACCATCTTGTTGTCTTCTCGTCTctcgtcctctgtctctgcgtcTTGTGTCTCGTCGTCGTCTAAACGGATCTCAAACATGATTCCCTTCTGCAGAAAGACAGTCCCACTGTAACTCTGCGGTCATGTGACTCACAGcgacacttcctgtgtgtgtcctgaTGTGACAGACAGGGGGCAGCACTGATCTCACCTTGTGTTTGGTCTCCTCTCTGATCAGCTGCAGAGCAGCGGCCATGTCCTGCACAAGTGAAAATATACTGAATATCCACCGGGGGGCGACTCTGCAGCTCTACGATGTCAGTTCTTATCTGATCTGTAGAGGAAACTAAAGACGCACCTGTGCAGCTGCAGCGCTGCGCTGCCCTCTGCTGTCTGAACACGGCTCTACGTCTCTGGCTTTGTCCAACACGTATGTCTCATGTTTGTGTTCTGGTTCAGtctgaaaaacaacatgagtgtgactgtgtgagaccaaaacctggtcctaatgaggcggaagctcatttctgaggaactggtttaggACAAAGATTTGATTGTGtttaggttaaagttagtgaTTAACTGGGTAAGGTTAGTGATTAACTGTTTTTAAGGTTAGTGATTAACTGGTTTTTAAGGTTAGTGATTAACTGGTTTTTAAGGTTAGTGATTAACTGGGTAAGGTTAGTGATTAACTGGTTTTTAAGGTCAGTGATTAACTGGTTTTTAAGGTCAGtgattaactggttaaggttagtgattaactggttaaggttagtgattaACTGGGTAAGGTTAGtgattaactggttaaggttagtgattaACTGGGTAAGGTTAGtgattaactggttaaggttagtgattaACTGGTTTTTAAGGTTAGTGTGTTTACCTCTGCTCTCAGTCTCCTCTGTCTCATCTCTTGATGATACTGATGTCTGATGACATCCAGCTGACGCAGGTACtcctacagacagacagacagacacacatacacacagacagacagacacacagacagacagacagacagacagacagagacacacttgtgttacattttaaatgtatataaatgttatataaataaagattgatgGACGTCTCACCTGCTGtccctcctgtctcctgtcctcaGGTTGTCCCTCGTCCAGTTGCTGACCTCCAGGTCTGTGACTCTCAGCTGTGCATGGACGCAGACCCtgagaggtcaaaggttagagcagtggtgtgtgtgtgtgtgtgtgtgtgtgtgtgcgtgtgtgtgtgtgtgtgtgtgtgtgttaccagttgtttctctgctctcagtTTATATTCTTTAGCTTCATATTTTCTCTGTAGATATTCATGACGAGCTGcagcaacactgacacacagacacagcattaGCTTAGCTTTAGCATAAAGttcatttaacacaaatgtgAGACGTCTACCTcaatgctaagctaagctaacagagTCATGATGCTGAAATATTGAATTGTTCCTTTAAATCAATGTTAGCTAACTCCTGTGACTGCAGctaatgatgatgtcatgattgtttttgtttgtttgtttacaaacaaacaaaaacaaagtgaattcATATTAAATTaccacagaggtcaaaggtcactcacAGCTGGTATGGCTCcacaggaggaggcggagcctgatCTTCACGCCGCTCGACTTCCTCCTGAGGACGTggacgatgatgaagatgatgatgaagagcgTCCAGCTGAGCGTGATAGTGCTGGTActgacccctgtgtgtgtgtgtgtgagcagagaaCACCTGTGTTAGGTCAATGGTGAcagatgtgatgatgtcactgactgAAACTCACCTGTGGTtgtgttgacctctgacctctctgtcTGCTGCTCTGAGAGGAAGAGGCTGAAAACAAGttcatgttgtcattgtttagtcatgtgacacccacacacacacacacactgattttgtctcttcagtgttcagattgacgtcagtgacacaaagtgaccacacgaggcagcagaggagcagcaggtgtgtgtgtgtgtgcgtgagagagtgagtggtttacagatgTCTGTCTCACTCTGCGGCAGCCATGTTGTAAAAACTATGACTTTGTCGGCGATGATGTCATTACTCTGTGGTGGGCGGGTCCGTTGATTGTGGGCGGGGCCCTCCACACAGGTTTGGCGCTCTGTCTCTTcacggctcctcctcctctggatcTGTGGATCTTCTCTGGACCAGAGAGTGACACAGTGATTCATGTTGTCATCAAGCGTGCGcgcatgcgtgcgtgcgtgtgtgtgtgtgtgtgtgtgtgtgtgtgtgtgtgtgtgtgcgtgtgtgggtgtgttcaAACCTGGAGGATTTGATGCTGTTAttctgtttctctgcagctttgagtgactgatcctctcctacacacacacacacacacacacacacacacacacacacacacacacacacacacacacacggtgtcgTTGTGTTAGTTGTTTGTAGCTGTGTGTAGTtatgtgtacttgtgtgtagttgtgtgtacCTGTGGGTGCAGGTGTTTGCTGAGCGTCTCCAGAAAAGGACGTTtgaggacagaagagacagaCGGACGTTGACGAGGATTCACCTGAAAATGaagaacatgtttaaaatagttAAAGATGTCGGAGTCGAATGAAAACTGTGAGGACGTTAGGACCCGGTGTGAGGAGGGTCCGGATTCTGAGGAAAGTAAGACCCCTGAACCAGAGAGGGAACATGTGGGAGTCAGTGAGATGAGATGGACCGGCAGCAGGAAGTTGTGCAGTGATGGCGTGACAGTCCTCATCGCCATGGACTTAGCATGGTCTTGGATAAGGAAGCCACCCTAACCCTTACAGCAGAGACAggatcatcacagcacacacacacaagactgaTTCTATAACCAGTCACATGTGAACATCTCGATGATTGACCTCAACGCTCAAGTGGACAGCAACAGACCAGGGTTTGTCAGAAGACCAGCAACACCGGGGACTGTCTCCTGCTTTCCTGTAACATCACCTgacagcacaacaaaagaccAGACTGTCAACCTTTAACCTTGGACCTGTGACCTTCAACCATCAACCAATAACCTTCAACCATCGACCTTCGACCTTTGAACATGGTCCATGACACAGAGCTGTGACTGTACAACAGCACAGTTTTACCCTCAGTGAAACATGGAAGTGAACTTGACCAAAGCTGAATGCCTTCCACCAGAGAAACCTAAGGAAGGAAAAGTGATCTTCCTCTTGACCTAAGACCTCAGACCCTAGACCCTTTATTGTTTACTGTGATCTTCCTCTGGACCTCAGACCCTTTACTGTTAACTGTGATCTTCCTCTGGACCTCAGACCCTCAGatcctcagacctcagacccttTATTGTTTactgtgatgttgttttcatCTCACGTCTTCTCACCTTGAACAGTTGAGTGATCAGGAGGCGGAGCTCAGACGAGTAACCGCTGGGGACTGGGTTGTAGCGCCCCCTGCAGATTTTACTGACCACCTGCCGCAGACTGCTGCCCTCAAACTGCaggtcaacaaacacacacacacacagtttttattgtgtgcatgtgtctgtgtgtgtgtgtgtgtgtgtatatgtatgtgtgtgtgtttactggaTGTTTCAGGGTGCAGAGCTCATACAGGACACAACCCAGAGACCAGATATCCCtgcagagaggacacacacacacacacacacacacacacacacgtcaacatCATATACAAACACAACTGCTGGTAACTATAAAACAAACTATAAAACtttaaacaatttccccttggggatgaataaagtatttctattctattctattctatctttAATTTACACTTTTCTCACAGttacatagtgtgtgtgtgtgtgtgtgtgtgtgtgtgtacgtcttGTTGTTGTACGGTCGGTTTTCACAGATCTCTGGTGAAAGGTAGTACGGTGTCCCCACACAGGTCCTGGCCATCTCCAtggtactacacacacacacacacacacatatgatttGATTGGGTGATTTTCATCTacatgttaaacacacacactaatgttcTGCCATCGGGGGGCGTCTCCCaggaatgatgtgtgtgtgtgtgtgtgtgtgtgtgtgtgtgtgtgtgtgtaaacttaCTTATTTAACATTCTCGCAATTCCAAAGTCTCCCAGTTTGGCTTTAATTCCTCCACTGGTGAGGAAGATGTTCTAGAAGACGAAGATCAATgagagcactgtgtgtgtgtgtgtgtgtgtgtgtgtgtgtgtgtgtgtgtgtgtgtgtgtgttacctgagcTTTGATGTCTCTGTGCAGAATCTTCTGGTCATGGATGTGTTTGAGGCCCAGACAGATCTGAACAAACCAGCTCAAGATCTGaggaacaaaacacacatacagtgtgtgagcgtgtgtgtgtgtgcgtgcgtgtgcgcgtgcgtgcgtgcgtgtgcgtgcgtacCTGCTCCTCGGTGAAGAAGACTCCTCTCTGCATGTTGATCCTCTTCATCAGATCTCCTCCATCACAGAACTCCATCACTATGAACAGACTACcactctctacacacacacacacacagtcgccccctggtggttaactCACTGctcttcacttttcaaacattCATACTTTCACTCACCTTGAAATGAAGTGATGAAGGAGACGATGTTGGGATGTTTCATCTTTGACAGGAGAGACACTTCTTTATGAGACGACTGTCTGTCCTTCACTgacatctgacacacacacacacacacacacacacacacacacagctggttaATGTTAACTCGGCAGAGGTCAGATgactgaggtcaaaggtcagcacagGTGTGTCCTGTCTTACCTTCCTGAGGTCGATCTGTTTGAccacactctgtctgtctctaccCGTCTCTCTGACCAGGAACACTTTACCAAACGCACCCTCTCCGATCTGACCCATGACCTCATAGTTGTTCATAACACCTGAAAAAACACCacgtcattcatgtgttcactcacgTCATTCATGTGCTCAGTCATGTCATTCATGTGCTCACTCacgtcattcatgtgttcactcacgTCATTCATGTGCTCAGTCACGTCATTCATGTGCTCACTCATGTCATTCACGTGTTCACTCACTTCAGTTAAACTTGAACAGATGattgattatttaaaatgtatttgtaaacattaaatgaacaaaaactaaactttaACCGTTTGTTGAATCATGTGACGTCATCATTTTCTCCGGCGGGCGGAAGTAACCCGTCACCATGGAGACGGATACACGTGCCACTAGCTCTCctattagcatgctaacatcAGTTCACCGCGGCCACAAAAAAACTCGTTTATTTTTCGTTTCCGGTTTGAGATAAAAGAGTCCGCTCACCTGTCACGTGTCCTCCTGTGCTGCGGGAAAACGAGGAAACGCGCCACGAGACAATGGAAGAACAAAGCAGCGCATGACCGTCAAAAAACTGCCGTGAACAAACGTTTGTTCCACGGCGAGCGACGAGCGGAGCCGCGGTGCACGCTGGGAGGTGTAGTTCTATCGCCCACATTCTTTTCTCCGctgtttaacaaaaaacaagagaTTTTTCTGCGTTTTACAACA
This genomic interval from Solea solea chromosome 2, fSolSol10.1, whole genome shotgun sequence contains the following:
- the LOC131444010 gene encoding serine/threonine-protein kinase Nek5-like isoform X4, whose translation is MWAIELHLPACTAAPLVARRGTNVCSRQFFDGHALLCSSIVSWRVSSFSRSTGGHVTGVMNNYEVMGQIGEGAFGKVFLVRETGRDRQSVVKQIDLRKMSVKDRQSSHKEVSLLSKMKHPNIVSFITSFQESGSLFIVMEFCDGGDLMKRINMQRGVFFTEEQILSWFVQICLGLKHIHDQKILHRDIKAQNIFLTSGGIKAKLGDFGIARMLNNTMEMARTCVGTPYYLSPEICENRPYNNKTDIWSLGCVLYELCTLKHPFEGSSLRQVVSKICRGRYNPVPSGYSSELRLLITQLFKVNPRQRPSVSSVLKRPFLETLSKHLHPQIHRSRGGGAVKRQSAKPVWRAPPTINGPAHHRPLPLRAADREVRGQHNHRGQYQHYHAQLDALHHHLHHRPRPQEEVERREDQAPPPPVEPYQLVAAARHEYLQRKYEAKEYKLRAEKQLGLRPCTAESHRPGGQQLDEGQPEDRRQEGQQEYLRQLDVIRHQYHQEMRQRRLRAETEPEHKHETYVLDKARDVEPCSDSRGQRSAAAAQDMAAALQLIREETKHKKGIMFEIRLDDDETQDAETEDERREDNKMDDDPLNKTLSSQEGEELKLRDWSEERKGWSQRTPQTLLDALANMDVNSIYDTVVETEQVRRLWTRGRPNTLLNALAHAQLTSSTLHSLTAADFSVSSVPDPDPEEDFDVETALESPELKSDDEDTNFEDSDDELRDAVADSMKNLFIMDEDEDTRETAEVPDGKWEDGGGDTSAVEIQQVQPQRKSPREDDQGQSEDTPNVS
- the LOC131444010 gene encoding serine/threonine-protein kinase Nek5-like isoform X5 — its product is MNNYEVMGQIGEGAFGKVFLVRETGRDRQSVVKQIDLRKMSVKDRQSSHKEVSLLSKMKHPNIVSFITSFQESGSLFIVMEFCDGGDLMKRINMQRGVFFTEEQILSWFVQICLGLKHIHDQKILHRDIKAQNIFLTSGGIKAKLGDFGIARMLNKDIWSLGCVLYELCTLKHPFEGSSLRQVVSKICRGRYNPVPSGYSSELRLLITQLFKVNPRQRPSVSSVLKRPFLETLSKHLHPQERISHSKLQRNRITASNPPEKIHRSRGGGAVKRQSAKPVWRAPPTINGPAHHRPLPLRAADREVRGQHNHRGQYQHYHAQLDALHHHLHHRPRPQEEVERREDQAPPPPVEPYQLVAAARHEYLQRKYEAKEYKLRAEKQLGLRPCTAESHRPGGQQLDEGQPEDRRQEGQQEYLRQLDVIRHQYHQEMRQRRLRAETEPEHKHETYVLDKARDVEPCSDSRGQRSAAAAQDMAAALQLIREETKHKKGIMFEIRLDDDETQDAETEDERREDNKMDDDPLNKTLSSQEGEELKLRDWSEERKGWSQRTPQTLLDALANMDVNSIYDTVVETEQVRRLWTRGRPNTLLNALAHAQLTSSTLHSLTAADFSVSSVPDPDPEEDFDVETALESPELKSDDEDTNFEDSDDELRDAVADSMKNLFIMDEDEDTRETAEVPDGKWEDGGGDTSAVEIQQVQPQRKSPREDDQGQSEDTPNVS
- the LOC131444010 gene encoding serine/threonine-protein kinase Nek5-like isoform X1 is translated as MNNYEVMGQIGEGAFGKVFLVRETGRDRQSVVKQIDLRKMSVKDRQSSHKEVSLLSKMKHPNIVSFITSFQESGSLFIVMEFCDGGDLMKRINMQRGVFFTEEQILSWFVQICLGLKHIHDQKILHRDIKAQNIFLTSGGIKAKLGDFGIARMLNNTMEMARTCVGTPYYLSPEICENRPYNNKTDIWSLGCVLYELCTLKHPFEGSSLRQVVSKICRGRYNPVPSGYSSELRLLITQLFKVNPRQRPSVSSVLKRPFLETLSKHLHPQERISHSKLQRNRITASNPPEKIHRSRGGGAVKRQSAKPVWRAPPTINGPAHHRPLPLRAADREVRGQHNHRGQYQHYHAQLDALHHHLHHRPRPQEEVERREDQAPPPPVEPYQLVAAARHEYLQRKYEAKEYKLRAEKQLGLRPCTAESHRPGGQQLDEGQPEDRRQEGQQEYLRQLDVIRHQYHQEMRQRRLRAETEPEHKHETYVLDKARDVEPCSDSRGQRSAAAAQDMAAALQLIREETKHKKGIMFEIRLDDDETQDAETEDERREDNKMDDDPLNKTLSSQEGEELKLRDWSEERKGWSQRTPQTLLDALANMDVNSIYDTVVETEQVRRLWTRGRPNTLLNALAHAQLTSSTLHSLTAADFSVSSVPDPDPEEDFDVETALESPELKSDDEDTNFEDSDDELRDAVADSMKNLFIMDEDEDTRETAEVPDGKWEDGGGDTSAVEIQQVQPQRKSPREDDQGQSEDTPNVS
- the LOC131444010 gene encoding serine/threonine-protein kinase Nek5-like isoform X2; translated protein: MNNYEVMGQIGEGAFGKVFLVRETGRDRQSVVKQIDLRKMSVKDRQSSHKEVSLLSKMKHPNIVSFITSFQESGSLFIVMEFCDGGDLMKRINMQRGVFFTEEQILSWFVQICLGLKHIHDQKILHRDIKAQNIFLTSGGIKAKLGDFGIARMLNNTMEMARTCVGTPYYLSPEICENRPYNNKTDIWSLGCVLYELCTLKHPFEGSSLRQVVSKICRGRYNPVPSGYSSELRLLITQLFKVNPRQRPSVSSVLKRPFLETLSKHLHPQERISHSKLQRNRITASNPPEKIHRSRGGGAVKRQSAKPVWRAPPTINGPAHHRPLPLRAADREVRGQHNHRGQYQHYHAQLDALHHHLHHRPRPQEEVERREDQAPPPPVEPYQLVAAARHEYLQRKYEAKEYKLRAEKQLGLRPCTAESHRPGGQQLDEGQPEDRRQEGQQEYLRQLDVIRHQYHQEMRQRRLRAETEPEHKHETYVLDKARDVEPCSDSRGQRSAAAAQDMAAALQLIREETKHKKGIMFEIRLDDDETQDAETEDERREDNKMDDDPLNKTLSSQEGEELKLRDWSEERKGWSQRTPQTLLDALANMDVNSIYDTVVETEQVRRLWTRGRPNTLLNALAHAQLTSSTLHSLTAVSSVPDPDPEEDFDVETALESPELKSDDEDTNFEDSDDELRDAVADSMKNLFIMDEDEDTRETAEVPDGKWEDGGGDTSAVEIQQVQPQRKSPREDDQGQSEDTPNVS
- the LOC131444010 gene encoding serine/threonine-protein kinase Nek5-like isoform X3, which translates into the protein MNNYEVMGQIGEGAFGKVFLVRETGRDRQSVVKQIDLRKMSVKDRQSSHKEVSLLSKMKHPNIVSFITSFQESGSLFIVMEFCDGGDLMKRINMQRGVFFTEEQILSWFVQICLGLKHIHDQKILHRDIKAQNIFLTSGGIKAKLGDFGIARMLNNTMEMARTCVGTPYYLSPEICENRPYNNKTDIWSLGCVLYELCTLKHPFEGSSLRQVVSKICRGRYNPVPSGYSSELRLLITQLFKVNPRQRPSVSSVLKRPFLETLSKHLHPQERISHSKLQRNRITASNPPEKIHRSRGGGAVKRQSAKPVWRAPPTINGPAHHRPLPLRAADREVRGQHNHRGQYQHYHAQLDALHHHLHHRPRPQEEVERREDQAPPPPVEPYQLVAAARHEYLQRKYEAKEYKLRAEKQLGLRPCTAESHRPGGQQLDEGQPEDRRQEGQQEYLRQLDVIRHQYHQEMRQRRLRAETEPEHKHETYVLDKARDVEPCSDSRGQRSAAAAQDMAAALQLIREETKHKKGIMFEIRLDDDETQDAETEDERREDNKMDDDPLNKTLSSQEGEELKLRDWSEERKGWSQRTPQTLLDALANMDVNSIYDTVVETEQVRRLWTRGRPNTLLNALAHAQLTSSTLHSLTAVPDPDPEEDFDVETALESPELKSDDEDTNFEDSDDELRDAVADSMKNLFIMDEDEDTRETAEVPDGKWEDGGGDTSAVEIQQVQPQRKSPREDDQGQSEDTPNVS